The Desulfovibrio sp. Huiquan2017 genome includes a window with the following:
- a CDS encoding methyltransferase domain-containing protein encodes MDIPRIFTITESAHRIHNPFTPEKLATLGAALRLEPGARVLDLGSGSGEMLCTWARDHGTTGVGIDMSSLFSGQAKQRAEELGVADRVEFIHNDAVGYVADEKVDLAACLGATWIGGGIAGTIELLEKSLRPGGIILIGEPYWLRLPPTEDIARGCLAGSISDFLPLPELLTSFADLGYDVVEMVLADQDGWDRYEAAKWLTMRRWLEANPDDDFSAEVRAQLTSEPKRYAAYTREYLGWGAFALMAR; translated from the coding sequence ATGGATATCCCACGCATCTTCACCATTACGGAAAGCGCCCACCGCATCCATAACCCGTTCACCCCGGAAAAGCTCGCCACCCTTGGCGCGGCATTGCGCCTGGAACCGGGCGCCCGCGTGCTCGACCTCGGCAGCGGTTCAGGCGAAATGCTGTGCACCTGGGCGCGCGATCACGGAACCACCGGCGTCGGCATCGACATGAGCAGCCTGTTTTCCGGGCAGGCAAAACAGCGCGCCGAGGAACTCGGGGTCGCCGACCGGGTCGAATTCATCCATAACGACGCCGTCGGCTATGTCGCCGACGAAAAGGTCGATCTGGCGGCCTGCCTCGGCGCCACGTGGATCGGCGGCGGAATCGCGGGCACCATTGAACTGCTGGAGAAGAGTCTCCGCCCCGGCGGGATCATCCTCATCGGCGAGCCCTATTGGCTGCGGTTGCCGCCCACGGAAGATATCGCCCGGGGGTGCCTCGCCGGATCCATCTCCGACTTTCTGCCCCTTCCGGAACTGCTCACGTCCTTCGCCGACCTCGGCTACGACGTCGTAGAAATGGTTCTGGCCGATCAAGACGGCTGGGACAGATACGAAGCGGCCAAATGGCTGACCATGCGCCGATGGCTCGAAGCCAATCCCGATGACGACTTCTCGGCCGAAGTTCGGGCTCAACTGACTTCGGAGCCGAAACGCTACGCCGCGTACACCCGCGAGTACCTCGGATGGGGCGCATTCGCGCTGATGGCGCGATAA
- a CDS encoding efflux RND transporter periplasmic adaptor subunit, with the protein MKRIIALLSFLLLLTGGCREEQPGKEIIRPVRAYRIDRNVMPETRYFPGKVRAAKKAGLAFRISGQIVRLDVKEGDSVREGQLIAQLDQRDYQAAIADLEAKLLGAKSVLTEATLDLRRKRQLLTEKIIAQSVFDTAQSAYETSLASVRSLEQDIRRAHLNLQYTNLKAPFSGIIAVKHVDNHEFVQAKEPIAQCEDVSSLDVIVNIPEAVWIKATRRSDSGGLALKARAAFESYPGESFPLVLKEYQTKANSETQTYQVTLGMENPGAFRVQPGMTAEVFMTMPADAADAEISVPISAVVGEPDGAKNIWIISAEGTVTRREVKLGRLADGAFVVEAGLAQGETVITAGSSFLHEGMKVRVLKGKIGGRE; encoded by the coding sequence ATGAAACGAATCATCGCCCTTCTTTCGTTCTTGCTTCTCCTGACGGGAGGCTGCCGCGAAGAGCAGCCCGGGAAGGAGATTATTCGCCCCGTGAGGGCCTACCGCATCGACAGGAACGTCATGCCCGAAACCCGCTACTTCCCCGGCAAGGTGCGAGCGGCGAAAAAGGCGGGCCTCGCCTTCCGCATATCCGGGCAGATTGTCCGGCTGGATGTGAAGGAAGGCGACAGCGTGCGGGAAGGACAACTCATCGCGCAACTGGACCAGCGGGATTACCAGGCCGCCATCGCCGACCTGGAGGCGAAGCTGCTCGGCGCGAAATCGGTCCTGACGGAAGCGACCCTGGACCTCCGGCGCAAGCGTCAGCTTCTCACGGAAAAGATCATCGCCCAGTCCGTCTTCGACACCGCGCAGAGCGCGTATGAGACCAGCCTGGCCAGCGTCCGCTCGCTGGAGCAGGACATACGCCGCGCGCACCTCAACCTTCAATACACAAATCTGAAAGCGCCATTTTCCGGCATCATCGCCGTCAAGCATGTGGACAACCATGAATTCGTCCAGGCCAAGGAGCCCATCGCCCAATGCGAGGACGTGTCCTCCCTCGACGTGATCGTGAACATCCCCGAAGCGGTCTGGATCAAGGCCACCCGGCGCAGCGACAGCGGGGGGCTCGCCCTGAAAGCGCGGGCCGCGTTCGAATCCTACCCGGGGGAGAGTTTCCCCCTCGTGTTGAAGGAGTACCAGACGAAGGCCAACTCGGAGACCCAGACATACCAGGTCACGCTGGGCATGGAGAATCCCGGGGCGTTCCGCGTTCAGCCGGGCATGACGGCCGAAGTCTTCATGACCATGCCGGCCGATGCGGCCGATGCGGAGATATCCGTTCCCATCTCCGCCGTCGTCGGCGAACCGGACGGCGCGAAGAACATATGGATCATCTCCGCCGAGGGGACGGTCACCAGGCGCGAGGTGAAGCTGGGCCGCCTAGCCGATGGCGCCTTTGTCGTCGAGGCGGGTCTCGCCCAGGGTGAAACCGTGATCACCGCCGGGAGCAGTTTCCTGCACGAGGGCATGAAGGTCCGGGTGCTCAAAGGCAAGATCGGAGGCCGGGAATGA